The Candidatus Sysuiplasma jiujiangense genome has a segment encoding these proteins:
- a CDS encoding IS630 family transposase codes for MRMKGIMEDAPRSGRPSNLPPGKRKRIMDMTLNSKPDGMTHWSTRLLAEKLGISHMTVQRVWNENNLQPHRTRSFKFSQDAHFGEKLMDVVGLYMHQPEKAVVFSIDEKPQTQALERTQKMLPMRPGLPEGTSNDCKRNGTVDLYAALNILDGKVVTAFTNRHTHTKFLSFLCMMEENTEREPNIHVVLDNLGAHKTPEVRRWQKRHSRFHMHFTPTSSSWVNMVEGRLSKLTNGSIKRGSFRSVPELRSAIEAYVSVYKKQAKPWVWTKDAVLQEKATQIRRRFQAETSRPCLA; via the coding sequence ATGCGTATGAAGGGCATAATGGAGGATGCGCCAAGATCCGGAAGGCCGTCGAACCTTCCTCCCGGTAAGAGGAAGAGGATAATGGACATGACGCTCAACAGCAAACCGGATGGCATGACACACTGGTCGACGCGCTTGCTTGCTGAAAAGCTCGGCATAAGCCATATGACCGTCCAGCGTGTCTGGAACGAGAATAATCTGCAGCCGCACAGGACACGTTCATTCAAGTTCAGCCAAGACGCTCATTTCGGGGAGAAGCTGATGGATGTGGTCGGACTGTACATGCATCAGCCCGAGAAGGCGGTCGTGTTCAGCATCGACGAGAAGCCGCAGACACAGGCACTGGAGAGGACACAGAAGATGCTGCCGATGAGACCGGGACTGCCCGAAGGCACATCCAACGACTGCAAACGGAACGGCACCGTCGACCTGTATGCCGCACTCAACATACTGGACGGCAAGGTAGTCACAGCATTCACGAACAGGCATACACACACGAAATTCCTATCATTCCTCTGCATGATGGAGGAAAATACGGAGCGGGAACCGAATATCCATGTGGTGCTGGACAACTTGGGCGCACACAAGACACCCGAAGTGAGGAGGTGGCAGAAACGCCACAGCCGTTTCCACATGCACTTCACTCCGACCAGTTCTTCGTGGGTGAATATGGTGGAGGGACGGCTCTCCAAACTGACAAACGGCAGCATAAAGCGCGGCAGCTTCAGAAGTGTGCCCGAACTCAGAAGTGCAATAGAAGCGTATGTCAGTGTCTACAAAAAACAGGCAAAGCCGTGGGTTTGGACAAAGGATGCCGTTCTTCAGGAGAAAGCAACGCAAATTCGCCGGCGGTTCCAAGCGGAAACAAGCCGTCCATGCCTCGCGTGA
- a CDS encoding transposase, whose product MNAGEDAKQKPDSVIEKLVEEYSEYTELSKPVTYIRNGLGHWYTCLLYPRMEPTNNLGEQAIREHVLIRKITGTFRSENGSQNYQYIA is encoded by the coding sequence ATGAATGCCGGGGAAGATGCGAAGCAGAAGCCCGACAGCGTCATAGAGAAACTGGTCGAGGAATACAGTGAATACACGGAACTGTCAAAACCCGTCACTTACATACGCAACGGCCTCGGACACTGGTACACATGCCTCCTCTATCCGCGCATGGAGCCGACGAACAATCTGGGCGAGCAGGCAATAAGGGAGCATGTCCTCATACGCAAGATCACAGGAACATTCCGTTCAGAGAACGGATCACAGAACTACCAGTACATAGCATAG
- a CDS encoding transposase, which yields MRNECTLTGSAWQSAATKWCLWIFRSNENDVLAVITDPRGRKVVREDMWDGFHGPAVVDEWSTYGNQTAIQRCWAHLLREVAHSKRHLSMAVRFQNACTPCSPNSRNCRRAILQ from the coding sequence ATGCGAAATGAGTGCACATTGACGGGATCGGCATGGCAGTCAGCGGCGACAAAATGGTGTCTCTGGATATTCCGTTCGAATGAGAACGATGTGCTCGCCGTCATAACGGATCCGAGGGGAAGGAAAGTCGTCAGGGAAGACATGTGGGATGGTTTTCATGGTCCTGCAGTTGTTGACGAATGGAGCACATACGGTAATCAGACTGCAATACAGAGATGCTGGGCGCATCTGCTGAGGGAGGTCGCGCATTCAAAGAGGCATCTGAGCATGGCAGTGCGCTTTCAGAACGCATGCACACCATGTTCACCGAACTCAAGAAATTGCAGGAGAGCAATCCTCCAATGA
- a CDS encoding IS66 family transposase zinc-finger binding domain-containing protein, whose translation MGATRKMPEHDGTVTVTAEKCNECGNTDLGEPVRTENKTTIDILPPQKVKITEFIPDVYRCSCCGKEFTARHTDCPQKGTLGIHMLACITMLKYHLSGPIRKIQEFLAVNNNFSISTMGINNALLRVGDACRSEYDAAKERIRNAK comes from the coding sequence ATGGGCGCCACCAGGAAGATGCCCGAACACGATGGGACTGTCACAGTCACTGCAGAGAAGTGTAACGAATGCGGCAACACCGATCTCGGAGAGCCTGTGAGAACAGAGAATAAGACAACAATAGACATTCTGCCGCCGCAGAAGGTGAAGATCACCGAGTTCATACCCGATGTGTACAGATGCAGCTGCTGCGGCAAGGAGTTCACGGCAAGACACACGGACTGCCCGCAGAAGGGTACGCTTGGCATCCACATGCTCGCCTGCATAACGATGCTCAAGTACCATCTCAGCGGGCCGATAAGGAAGATACAGGAGTTCCTCGCAGTCAACAACAACTTCAGCATAAGCACCATGGGCATCAATAACGCACTCCTCCGTGTCGGCGACGCATGCCGCTCCGAATATGATGCGGCAAAGGAGCGCATCCGCAATGCGAAATGA
- a CDS encoding DNA mismatch repair protein MutS yields MEFHSILWLPEHAKAWKDEVEAPDSFPDLNLDRVVSDITSNHKYKEYELEKFYYRLLAGKEAVVYRQQIFQDLQDQTKLELIRDFAHAMKRTESRIRSASRYPYEYQKEREILDSAKIYCDAVAALSAAIVRADFKSAGFLAFADLLTEYVNSDEFKMLAKETESLEKDLLNVEYSLIIKSDGVIIRRFAPAQDYTAELAGVFEKFKNDKSEMVKVRTPSHHDINHVEAILVELIAKFYPAVFQKLKAYFEKYSDYVNPAIRRFYREIQFYLSYIDYIVPMESANLKFCIPSISEVDRNILIRDGFNIALASVLIHKREKVICNDFLLEGDERIVVVTGRNQGGKTTFASSLAQIEYLGCLGLPVPASYARLCIVDEIFTHFQKEEAGENLRSGLEDDLLRIHDVIMHSTAESMIIINEMLSSCTLQDASAIGKKILGTIQKIGCICVYVTFIHDLIEFDKTVCMTNEVDPHNPDISTYKLVRKRPDTDSYAIHMARKYGLTYDQLRGRLMS; encoded by the coding sequence TTGGAATTTCACAGCATACTGTGGTTGCCTGAACATGCGAAAGCTTGGAAGGACGAGGTTGAAGCACCCGATTCGTTCCCGGATTTGAATCTGGATCGTGTCGTAAGTGATATCACCTCCAATCACAAATACAAAGAGTACGAATTGGAGAAATTTTATTATCGCCTGCTGGCTGGAAAAGAGGCTGTAGTCTACCGCCAGCAGATATTTCAGGACCTCCAGGATCAGACCAAACTCGAGCTCATAAGGGATTTTGCCCATGCAATGAAGAGAACGGAGAGCAGGATTCGTTCTGCCAGCCGGTATCCGTACGAATATCAGAAGGAAAGGGAGATATTGGACTCTGCAAAAATTTATTGCGATGCCGTGGCCGCCCTTTCAGCAGCAATAGTCCGCGCCGATTTTAAATCGGCTGGATTCCTGGCATTTGCAGATTTACTGACTGAATATGTAAACTCGGATGAATTCAAAATGCTTGCAAAGGAAACCGAATCCCTGGAGAAGGATTTGCTAAACGTGGAGTATTCACTCATCATTAAGAGTGATGGGGTCATTATAAGGAGGTTTGCACCCGCACAGGATTACACAGCGGAATTAGCCGGGGTTTTTGAAAAATTCAAGAATGATAAATCCGAGATGGTCAAGGTTAGAACACCAAGTCACCATGATATAAATCATGTTGAGGCAATCCTCGTGGAATTGATAGCAAAATTCTATCCTGCCGTTTTCCAGAAACTGAAAGCATATTTTGAAAAATATTCTGATTATGTGAATCCTGCAATTCGGAGATTTTACAGGGAAATACAGTTCTATCTGTCCTACATCGACTACATCGTCCCGATGGAGAGCGCAAATCTGAAATTCTGCATCCCTTCAATTTCTGAAGTAGACAGGAATATACTTATTCGGGATGGTTTCAATATTGCACTCGCTTCCGTTCTCATCCATAAGAGGGAGAAGGTGATATGCAATGATTTCCTTCTCGAAGGTGACGAGCGTATTGTTGTTGTGACAGGCCGCAATCAGGGGGGAAAGACTACCTTCGCAAGCTCCCTGGCCCAGATCGAATATTTGGGATGCCTGGGCCTGCCCGTACCCGCGAGTTATGCTCGGCTGTGTATCGTCGACGAAATTTTCACCCATTTCCAGAAAGAGGAGGCGGGCGAAAATCTGAGAAGCGGACTCGAAGATGATCTGCTCAGAATCCATGATGTCATTATGCATAGCACAGCTGAAAGCATGATAATCATAAACGAAATGCTCAGTTCGTGCACTTTGCAGGATGCCTCAGCCATTGGCAAGAAAATTCTGGGAACGATACAAAAAATAGGCTGCATTTGTGTTTACGTGACTTTCATTCACGATCTCATCGAATTCGACAAAACAGTGTGTATGACAAATGAGGTTGACCCGCATAATCCTGATATTTCGACTTACAAACTCGTAAGAAAGCGACCGGATACAGATTCTTATGCCATCCATATGGCCAGAAAATACGGACTGACTTACGATCAGTTGAGAGGGAGGTTGATGTCATGA
- a CDS encoding DNA mismatch repair protein MutS, with protein sequence MNVFLLFRDRNFDWKKNLPYNEQELLHDLDLDVILKVMSAGDSYIYSVAKAVILCGEMDTATIRYRQEVLNDCTSVYPQVRDLYHIVVKTIETVKKDFWLTGNRPLIHLSTSTSIMRILFNALRDLRHIADFYSKQFKSEGFRSLLAMLRTEFSDEYIRNVENHLDELEFNNGVLATARLGMGNIGADYRLHKRREGRRDVKRILSGKRDQYVFTIDPRDYNSSQSLSALRDKVIGNATLMLSESVSHVLGFFNDFRGELGFYIGCLNLHDQLNRNGLQFCMPLPYELNSNMFSFTGLYDISLALRLGGRIVANDLDARNRKLIIISGANRGGKSTFLRSIGLAQLMMQCGMFVAAGSYECEVSDGIFTHFKKEEDAEMRMGKLDEELKRFSDIVDHLSHGSMLLLNESFASTDNRNGAEIASQALGGLMEYGIKILFVTHNNEAADRFYRKNPADAEFLRAERKHDGSRTYRIIRGEPLKTSFAEDLYNSIFG encoded by the coding sequence ATGAATGTTTTCTTGCTTTTCAGGGATCGTAATTTCGACTGGAAAAAGAACCTTCCTTACAATGAGCAGGAACTGCTGCACGATCTCGACCTGGATGTAATATTGAAGGTGATGTCTGCTGGCGACTCCTATATCTATTCAGTCGCCAAAGCCGTTATTTTGTGCGGGGAAATGGATACTGCAACAATCAGATACCGTCAGGAAGTGCTAAATGACTGCACATCAGTGTATCCGCAGGTAAGAGATCTTTATCACATTGTTGTTAAGACGATTGAAACGGTGAAAAAAGACTTCTGGCTGACAGGCAACCGGCCTTTAATTCATCTCAGCACATCAACAAGCATAATGCGCATTCTGTTCAATGCACTAAGGGATCTGAGGCACATCGCAGATTTTTATTCCAAACAATTCAAATCCGAAGGTTTCAGGTCGCTTCTGGCGATGCTGAGAACGGAGTTCAGCGACGAATACATCAGGAATGTAGAAAACCATCTTGATGAACTCGAATTCAATAATGGTGTTCTGGCGACTGCCCGTCTGGGTATGGGGAACATCGGAGCGGATTATAGACTTCACAAGAGAAGAGAAGGAAGACGTGATGTGAAACGGATTCTTTCAGGGAAAAGGGACCAGTATGTCTTTACCATCGATCCGCGGGATTATAACAGTTCTCAATCTCTTTCAGCCCTCAGGGACAAGGTAATAGGCAATGCCACGTTGATGCTCTCGGAATCAGTCAGTCATGTGCTTGGTTTCTTCAACGACTTTCGTGGTGAGTTAGGTTTCTATATCGGATGTCTCAATCTGCATGATCAACTGAACCGGAATGGTTTACAGTTTTGCATGCCATTACCTTACGAACTTAATTCAAATATGTTCTCCTTCACAGGGCTGTATGATATCTCTCTCGCCCTGAGGCTTGGCGGTAGAATCGTAGCGAATGACCTCGATGCAAGAAACAGGAAACTGATAATAATCAGCGGTGCCAACAGAGGAGGCAAATCAACCTTCCTGAGAAGCATTGGCTTGGCTCAGTTGATGATGCAATGCGGAATGTTCGTGGCCGCCGGGTCCTATGAATGTGAAGTATCTGACGGCATTTTCACCCATTTCAAAAAGGAGGAAGATGCTGAAATGAGAATGGGGAAGCTTGACGAGGAATTGAAACGATTCAGTGATATCGTAGATCACCTGAGTCATGGATCGATGCTGCTGCTCAATGAATCTTTTGCCTCAACAGACAACAGGAATGGTGCCGAAATCGCCTCTCAGGCCTTAGGTGGACTTATGGAATATGGAATAAAAATCCTGTTTGTGACACACAATAATGAGGCGGCAGACAGATTTTACAGGAAGAATCCGGCAGATGCTGAATTCCTCAGGGCTGAAAGAAAGCATGACGGAAGCAGGACGTACAGAATAATAAGGGGAGAACCGCTGAAAACAAGCTTTGCGGAGGATCTTTATAACAGTATTTTCGGGTGA
- a CDS encoding ATPase P, whose translation MLIIQAPGISEFRLKFLASDFNGTLAVDGKLIPGVASRLRKLSELLDVHVITADTYGRAREELNGVECSLQIVTGDDQAEQKRAFVEKLGALNTVSLGNGSNDMKMLEASGLGIAVIGGEGAAISALSNADIIVCSIIDGLDLLLKPDRIKATLRVA comes from the coding sequence ATGCTGATTATACAGGCTCCGGGGATTTCGGAATTTCGGCTGAAATTCCTTGCTTCTGATTTTAACGGAACCCTGGCCGTCGATGGAAAACTGATTCCCGGAGTTGCCAGCCGGCTCCGCAAACTGTCTGAATTGCTCGATGTGCATGTCATTACCGCAGATACATACGGGCGGGCCAGGGAAGAACTGAATGGAGTTGAATGCAGCCTGCAGATCGTAACGGGTGATGACCAGGCAGAACAGAAGAGGGCTTTTGTTGAAAAACTTGGGGCATTGAACACCGTCAGTTTAGGAAACGGCAGCAACGACATGAAGATGCTTGAAGCATCAGGGCTGGGAATTGCAGTCATTGGTGGAGAAGGCGCCGCAATTTCTGCACTCAGCAATGCAGACATCATTGTGTGCAGCATCATCGACGGCCTTGACCTCCTTCTTAAACCCGACAGAATTAAGGCAACTCTGCGGGTTGCATAG
- a CDS encoding acetoacetate--CoA ligase produces the protein MKIKNGDKEVEDGTILWQPDNTFVENSNIARYMHYLENNGICSADDYESLWRWSTSDTAAFWKSIVDYFGVRFGSDYSRVMSSTRMPGVRWFEGATLNYTQCLLDKNERDDTSIISVSETRPRREVSMQKLLSDAERVRNFFSTAGIMPGDRIAAYLPNISEAVESFVATAASGAVWSSCSPDFGRKSVIDRFSQIEPKLLIAVDGYIYGGRTYDRIDTVESILKEIPSIKQVILIPYLNSGARVRSAVLWDDVVGGRTHGSDFVSPVPVEFNHPLWILYTSGTTGLPKPIVHSHGGILLEHLKTHFLHFDLGPKDTFFWLTTTGWMMWNVVVSALLTSSKIVLFDGNPAYPDLDTLWRLAEKEKITHFGTSAAYISSCRKEGVSPGETFKLGQLRALSSTGSPLLPEGFSWVYEKVKDDIWLSSVSGGTDVCSGFALGCPLLPVKAGRIQCRALGAAVHSFDEQGNSLVDEVGELVITQPMPSMPIYFWNDEKMTKYRESYFEQYDGVWRHGDWVKIFRDGSLEIYGRSDATLKRRGIRIGTGELYRAVENMDEIIDSLVIGIDIEGGVYYMPMFVVLRNGITLNSELRKRIEEKIRNELSPRHVPDDIIQVTEIPKTLTGKKLEIPVKRILSGVSPGKAVNPGSVANMDALNDLIERGRNAINAKFKDTRRI, from the coding sequence ATGAAGATCAAGAATGGTGACAAGGAAGTGGAGGACGGGACAATTCTATGGCAGCCGGATAATACATTTGTTGAAAATTCAAACATTGCCAGATACATGCACTATCTGGAAAATAACGGGATATGCAGTGCCGATGATTACGAATCGTTATGGCGCTGGTCAACGTCCGACACAGCGGCATTCTGGAAGTCGATTGTCGACTACTTCGGTGTCAGGTTTGGAAGTGACTATTCCAGGGTGATGTCGTCAACCCGTATGCCTGGCGTCAGATGGTTCGAAGGCGCTACACTGAACTACACCCAATGCCTGTTAGATAAAAACGAACGGGACGATACCTCAATTATATCGGTTTCCGAAACAAGGCCAAGACGAGAAGTGTCAATGCAGAAGCTCCTTTCAGATGCAGAGAGGGTTCGAAACTTTTTCAGCACCGCCGGAATAATGCCGGGTGACAGAATTGCCGCATATCTGCCGAATATCAGCGAGGCCGTGGAATCATTTGTTGCCACAGCTGCGTCAGGTGCAGTATGGTCAAGCTGTTCGCCGGATTTCGGCAGGAAGAGTGTCATCGACAGGTTCAGCCAGATAGAGCCGAAACTGCTCATTGCGGTGGACGGATACATCTATGGCGGCAGGACCTACGACAGGATTGATACAGTGGAGAGTATTCTGAAAGAGATACCCAGCATCAAGCAGGTTATACTGATTCCATACCTCAACAGTGGTGCAAGAGTCAGGAGTGCCGTGCTGTGGGACGATGTTGTTGGAGGAAGAACGCACGGATCCGATTTCGTTTCACCCGTGCCCGTCGAATTCAACCATCCGCTTTGGATCCTCTATACGTCGGGTACTACCGGACTTCCAAAGCCCATCGTGCACAGTCATGGAGGGATTCTTCTCGAACACCTGAAGACACACTTTCTTCACTTTGATCTTGGTCCGAAAGACACTTTTTTCTGGCTAACGACAACCGGATGGATGATGTGGAATGTTGTGGTTAGCGCATTGCTTACCTCCTCGAAAATTGTTCTTTTTGATGGGAATCCGGCATACCCGGATCTTGATACACTCTGGCGTCTGGCGGAGAAGGAAAAAATAACCCATTTCGGCACCAGTGCGGCTTACATTTCCTCATGCAGGAAGGAGGGGGTGTCTCCAGGTGAAACGTTCAAACTCGGTCAGTTGCGGGCCCTTTCATCAACGGGCAGCCCCCTTCTGCCTGAAGGATTCAGCTGGGTTTATGAAAAGGTGAAAGATGACATCTGGCTTTCATCCGTGAGCGGCGGAACAGATGTCTGTTCCGGCTTCGCCCTGGGATGCCCGCTGCTTCCGGTGAAAGCGGGAAGAATACAATGCAGAGCACTTGGAGCAGCCGTGCATTCGTTCGACGAGCAGGGCAATTCCCTCGTTGATGAAGTTGGAGAACTTGTGATCACACAACCTATGCCTTCAATGCCGATATATTTCTGGAACGACGAAAAGATGACGAAATACAGGGAGAGTTACTTCGAGCAATACGACGGGGTATGGAGGCATGGCGACTGGGTGAAAATTTTCAGGGATGGCAGTCTTGAAATTTACGGCAGATCGGATGCGACTCTCAAGAGAAGAGGCATAAGGATCGGTACCGGTGAACTGTACAGGGCGGTCGAAAACATGGACGAGATTATAGACAGTCTCGTAATCGGCATAGACATTGAGGGGGGTGTCTATTACATGCCCATGTTTGTGGTCCTGAGGAACGGGATCACCCTGAATTCTGAACTGAGGAAAAGGATAGAAGAGAAAATAAGAAATGAGCTGTCTCCCAGACATGTACCTGACGATATAATACAGGTCACAGAAATACCCAAAACACTAACAGGAAAGAAACTCGAAATACCTGTCAAAAGGATACTCTCGGGTGTTTCTCCAGGCAAGGCGGTGAATCCCGGATCAGTAGCTAACATGGATGCGCTGAACGACTTGATAGAACGGGGCAGAAATGCAATCAACGCAAAATTCAAAGACACGCGCCGAATATGA
- a CDS encoding DUF72 domain-containing protein produces the protein MREKIQTGCMGWSYKDWIGPFYPKGASGKDFLRLYSSVFGAVEVNSSFYRIPETDTALQWKEVTPDGFTFTLKFPREIIGAGKSGIHAVKVEQFENSALSLGRKLAAVLILLPPSATYSKMFDSTRDFTAALGDGIRYAMEFRNLSWFREEVYDLLRKREICFAWSSNQYLETPPEITGDILYVRLIGDRSLTKFDKIQIDRTAVMKKWATEVTLALSDNKVSGALVFSNNHFAGFAPQTINTFRKMAGMPERNWWELMSRKGNIRTGSSRQTRLDSVPGFTD, from the coding sequence ATGAGGGAGAAAATACAAACTGGATGCATGGGATGGTCGTACAAAGACTGGATTGGTCCATTCTATCCCAAAGGAGCTTCCGGAAAGGATTTTCTCAGGCTTTACAGCAGCGTTTTCGGTGCAGTGGAAGTAAACTCCTCTTTTTACAGGATTCCGGAAACGGATACGGCACTGCAGTGGAAGGAAGTTACACCAGACGGCTTCACATTCACACTCAAATTCCCAAGGGAGATTATCGGTGCGGGAAAATCAGGCATACATGCAGTGAAGGTTGAGCAATTTGAAAACTCCGCACTCAGCCTCGGCAGAAAACTGGCTGCAGTTCTTATCCTTCTTCCACCTTCGGCAACATATAGCAAAATGTTTGACTCGACAAGAGATTTTACTGCTGCACTGGGGGACGGCATCAGATACGCCATGGAATTCCGGAATTTATCTTGGTTCAGGGAAGAAGTCTACGATCTCCTTCGTAAGAGGGAAATTTGTTTTGCATGGTCAAGCAACCAGTACCTGGAAACTCCCCCTGAGATAACAGGTGATATCCTGTATGTGCGCCTGATAGGCGACAGGAGCCTGACAAAGTTTGATAAAATACAGATTGACAGGACGGCTGTAATGAAAAAGTGGGCGACAGAGGTCACCCTTGCCCTCAGCGACAATAAGGTATCCGGAGCACTCGTCTTTTCCAACAATCACTTCGCAGGCTTTGCGCCTCAGACAATCAACACATTCAGAAAAATGGCAGGAATGCCGGAACGGAATTGGTGGGAACTTATGTCGAGGAAGGGGAATATCAGGACGGGCTCCTCGCGCCAGACAAGACTGGACTCGGTGCCGGGCTTCACAGATTAA
- a CDS encoding VWA domain-containing protein: MSYEAEISRSNPTLVLFMIDQSKSMSYKLPGGERSKAMEASDAVNRQIGEFVLRCTKSDGIRDYFYVGVIGYGFTTGKAAFILKGDRVNPISRLATSTLRVEKRQMKVSDGVGGVSEVDYDFGVWFEATANGDTPMCKALTLAKDTVKEWIEAHPGSYPPILINITDGQATDGDPVKVASEITSLNTSDGSPLLWNCHLSSNPAVPISFPSFESDLPDDKYAKSLFTMSSELPSQYIGYAREMQIDLKDNARAYVFNAQLEQLVQFIDIGTRGPQGQMQ; this comes from the coding sequence ATGTCGTACGAAGCTGAAATAAGCAGGTCCAATCCTACACTGGTCCTTTTTATGATCGACCAGTCGAAATCGATGAGCTACAAGCTTCCGGGGGGAGAACGATCGAAGGCTATGGAAGCATCGGATGCCGTTAACAGGCAGATTGGCGAATTCGTGCTCCGCTGCACGAAGAGCGACGGGATAAGAGACTATTTTTATGTCGGAGTAATCGGTTACGGCTTCACCACTGGAAAGGCTGCATTTATACTCAAGGGCGACAGGGTAAATCCCATCTCCAGGCTCGCCACAAGCACGCTGAGGGTGGAAAAGAGACAGATGAAGGTTTCAGACGGTGTGGGAGGCGTGAGCGAAGTGGACTACGACTTTGGAGTCTGGTTTGAAGCGACCGCTAACGGAGACACGCCGATGTGCAAGGCGCTGACTCTTGCAAAGGACACTGTAAAGGAGTGGATCGAGGCCCATCCGGGCTCGTATCCCCCGATACTGATAAATATAACAGACGGCCAGGCAACGGATGGAGATCCTGTAAAGGTCGCATCGGAGATAACTTCATTGAACACTTCCGACGGATCGCCGCTGTTGTGGAATTGTCACCTTTCGTCCAATCCGGCAGTACCAATCTCCTTCCCTTCATTCGAGTCTGACCTACCCGACGACAAATATGCAAAATCGCTCTTCACAATGTCAAGCGAGCTGCCTTCCCAGTACATAGGCTACGCGAGGGAAATGCAGATTGACCTGAAGGACAACGCACGGGCATATGTCTTCAATGCGCAGCTCGAACAACTCGTTCAGTTCATAGACATAGGAACAAGAGGGCCGCAGGGGCAGATGCAGTAG
- a CDS encoding protein phosphatase 2C domain-containing protein, with protein sequence MLAVHEFHRPKTGNSEGEYEDAFAWDESAGAFAVADGATESSFSDLWAGALVSTFIENPPDFSRNDRDVMRDILRQARDRWYRAIDWDSLPWFQKNKAYLGSYSTLLGLQIGAEGNSRRFRCIVVGDSCMFNISGQKLESFPFADSQDMNNTPRLMWSGLGTPSGLEKDVEIPGIEVKYGWLRKGDTVMLATDALSKWILQHKAERPWETLLSHADSFDSFIGNLIAEGKIKNDDVTLIFISIS encoded by the coding sequence TTGCTCGCTGTACATGAGTTTCACAGACCCAAGACGGGAAACAGCGAAGGTGAATACGAGGATGCATTTGCCTGGGATGAGTCTGCGGGCGCATTTGCAGTTGCCGACGGTGCAACTGAATCGAGTTTTTCCGATCTGTGGGCGGGTGCGCTCGTCTCGACATTCATTGAAAACCCTCCTGATTTCAGCAGGAATGACAGGGATGTAATGAGGGACATACTCAGGCAGGCAAGGGACAGGTGGTACCGTGCAATCGACTGGGATTCACTTCCATGGTTTCAGAAGAACAAGGCGTATCTGGGCTCGTATTCCACCCTGCTCGGCCTTCAGATTGGCGCAGAAGGGAACAGCAGAAGATTCAGGTGCATTGTTGTCGGTGACTCGTGCATGTTCAATATCAGCGGCCAGAAACTGGAATCTTTCCCGTTTGCCGACAGCCAGGACATGAATAACACTCCAAGACTTATGTGGAGCGGACTTGGAACGCCTTCAGGACTGGAGAAGGATGTTGAAATTCCGGGGATAGAGGTAAAATACGGATGGCTCAGAAAAGGAGATACAGTCATGCTTGCTACGGATGCGCTCTCCAAATGGATCCTCCAGCACAAGGCAGAAAGGCCATGGGAAACACTCCTTTCCCATGCAGACAGCTTCGACTCCTTCATAGGGAATCTGATCGCCGAGGGAAAGATCAAGAATGACGACGTTACGCTGATTTTCATTTCTATATCCTAG